One genomic window of Bartonella sp. HY038 includes the following:
- a CDS encoding tetratricopeptide repeat protein, translating into MKRFIKAVSAYNAKDFSKAEELLDQFLSKKPNDIEGLYLRASCYLKRQAHEQAEADLIKLLQIKKDVRAYDLLIRLFWEVKRQEEALTFAKDFVKAFNQNANAHYYLGMVEQGLERYENARMHYEDALQRDNNHLASLVNSAFLAVKKQDYANAESQLLKAKTLAPNLPQIYAGLAEIAEKTGRYNEAAQNFNAAKDWGGLQRVMRRGAIWNDLGKVDAIYRQLSENNELNGGNVGDALSILNMPILTPLNLRKAAHAYALSRYGSIFSRPALISPISQNAPLKKRLKIGYLSSDFYDHATMRLMIGVMEAHNKSDFDFHILAYNEPKQDDYTARLAQLGWPQHNLYDKSDCAAAQWIADNGFDIIVDLKGYTGEHRLGITAYHPAPIIVSWLGFPGTLGHERLADYIIGDAIVTPIADANGFSEKLALMPHCYQPNDRTRPFTTNVTRADMGLPDNALVLCNFNQIIKFNPETIDLWQKILANIDNAHLWLIKPKEQDVYDNLLKEFVKRNIDISRITFASPLSTDLHLQRLGLADIAIDTFPYTSHTTASDALWAGVPIITKRGASFASRVASSLLTTHGFSDLICDCDDDYLTKIIALAKSPEQRQKLRQTLAEKRMTSPLFDTQLFAANLEKLYGKMWVNHSLNQNCAITCD; encoded by the coding sequence ATGAAACGATTTATCAAAGCAGTATCTGCCTATAATGCCAAGGATTTTAGCAAGGCAGAAGAATTGCTTGACCAATTCTTAAGTAAAAAACCAAACGACATTGAAGGACTTTATCTTAGAGCTTCCTGCTATCTTAAACGTCAAGCCCACGAACAAGCCGAAGCAGATCTTATAAAGCTTTTGCAAATAAAAAAAGATGTGCGCGCTTATGACTTATTGATACGTCTTTTTTGGGAAGTGAAAAGACAAGAAGAGGCTTTAACTTTTGCCAAAGATTTTGTTAAAGCTTTCAATCAAAATGCCAATGCCCATTATTATTTAGGCATGGTTGAGCAAGGGCTAGAACGCTATGAGAATGCGCGCATGCATTATGAAGATGCTTTGCAGCGTGATAATAATCATTTGGCAAGCCTCGTCAATTCTGCTTTTTTGGCGGTAAAAAAACAAGATTATGCAAATGCGGAAAGTCAATTATTAAAGGCAAAGACACTTGCCCCCAACTTACCGCAAATTTATGCAGGCCTTGCCGAAATAGCCGAAAAAACTGGCCGCTATAATGAAGCTGCACAAAATTTTAATGCTGCAAAAGATTGGGGCGGTTTGCAACGGGTCATGCGCCGTGGTGCAATTTGGAATGACTTAGGTAAGGTTGATGCAATTTACCGCCAATTAAGTGAAAATAATGAGCTTAATGGTGGCAATGTTGGTGATGCATTATCCATATTAAATATGCCAATCCTTACACCGCTAAACTTGCGTAAAGCTGCCCATGCCTATGCGCTTAGCCGTTATGGTTCTATTTTTAGCCGCCCTGCTCTCATTAGTCCAATAAGCCAAAATGCACCTTTAAAAAAGCGATTAAAAATTGGCTATCTCTCATCGGATTTTTATGACCATGCTACGATGCGGCTGATGATTGGCGTCATGGAAGCACATAATAAATCAGACTTTGATTTTCATATCCTTGCCTATAATGAACCAAAGCAAGATGATTATACAGCGCGCCTAGCCCAATTGGGCTGGCCGCAACATAATTTATATGACAAAAGCGATTGTGCCGCCGCGCAATGGATTGCTGACAATGGGTTTGATATTATTGTGGACCTTAAAGGTTATACGGGCGAACACCGCCTTGGTATCACCGCTTATCATCCTGCTCCAATCATTGTAAGTTGGCTTGGCTTTCCTGGCACTTTGGGACATGAGCGCCTTGCTGATTATATTATTGGTGATGCTATTGTTACCCCAATTGCCGATGCAAACGGCTTTAGCGAAAAATTGGCATTAATGCCTCATTGCTACCAACCCAATGACCGCACGCGTCCTTTTACGACCAATGTAACAAGAGCCGACATGGGATTGCCCGATAATGCACTTGTGCTTTGCAATTTTAATCAAATTATCAAATTCAACCCAGAAACGATTGATTTATGGCAAAAGATCCTTGCCAATATTGATAATGCTCATTTATGGCTGATTAAACCCAAAGAACAAGACGTTTACGATAATTTACTAAAAGAGTTTGTAAAACGCAATATTGATATTAGCCGTATCACCTTTGCTAGCCCCTTAAGCACTGATCTGCATCTTCAGCGTCTTGGTCTTGCTGATATCGCCATTGATACATTTCCCTATACGTCCCATACCACAGCAAGCGATGCCTTATGGGCTGGGGTTCCAATAATCACCAAACGTGGTGCAAGTTTTGCCTCACGTGTGGCAAGTAGCTTGCTAACCACCCATGGCTTTAGCGATCTTATTTGCGATTGTGATGATGACTATTTGACTAAAATTATCGCCTTGGCAAAAAGCCCTGAGCAACGGCAAAAATTACGCCAAACACTTGCGGAAAAACGGATGACTTCACCGCTGTTTGACACCCAGCTTTTTGCAGCCAACCTTGAAAAGCTTTATGGAAAAATGTGGGTAAACCATTCCCTAAACCAAAACTGCGCTATTACCTGCGATTAA
- a CDS encoding efflux RND transporter permease subunit, which yields MNYGFFINRPVLSAVLSIVIVLAGILSIPNLPVEQYPDLLPPQVTISAQYPGASAQTLAQTVAVPLEQQINGVEDMIYMNTVSNAQGTLQITVTFKQGTDADQATINVNNRVQRALTTLPQEVQRLGVSVVKRSSSTLGIVSMQSDTASYDRTYVGNYALLNVVDDIKRISGVGDAQVLGSIDYSMRIWLRPDKLAQYKLIPSDVITAVQQQNAQYAVGRFGDSPDSQSGAYTYSATTQGRLISVEEFGNIILNSDENGSALRLRDVARIELGTQQYVVDTKLNGTPMVPIMIYLQPGANALATMESVKSTMEELSKNFPAGITFDVPYDTTKFIVVSVEEVIHTFIEAILLVIVVVFIFLQNWRATLIPLIAVPISIIGTFAGMYVLGFSINMLTLFGLVLAIGIVVDDAIVVLENVERLMSEEKLSPHDAAVKSMAEVTSPIIAIVLVLCAVFIPVSFMGGLAGIMYQQFAITVAISVVISGLVALTLTPALCSLLLKPTHKEPIAPFRAFNKLFDAITDLYMHGVKFFIRYVAIGIAIFIFVCGSVFYLFEKVPSSLVPAEDQGVLMVFVTLPSGASLDRTSKVMTQAEAILSQNKAVDSIVSIAGFDLPSSGLKTSAGAMFLTLKDWSVRGSDPTQDPRQMPGPIMGATFGIQGGSVYPVNPPPIMGLSISSGFELYIQDRSTGTAQTIEETLKKLNDVTQKVVQAARMRPELDPQTVRTTFDPNVPQYDLEVKRDEALTMDVPISTIYDALSSTFGNVYINDFTLYGRNYQVKLQSEAEFRRTPEDLKQVFVRSNTGKMVPLDALITATRVVGPDQLERYNAYYATKVMGSAAPGYTTGDVINAMREVAAEVLPQGYQFAWTGTSYQEVTNSGQGSTALIYGIIMVFLILAAQFEKWSLPLAVITAVPFAVAGALLLTLVRGLANDVYFQIGLVTLIGLAAKNAILIVEFAVLERENGKSAVDAALSAAKMRFRPIVMTSLAFILGVLPLATSTGAGSASRHAIGTGVIGGMLAATCVATFFIPMFYRLIGGRGKASRNADNGTNNGGDAPQPVSH from the coding sequence ATGAATTATGGTTTTTTCATCAATAGGCCAGTTCTATCTGCCGTTTTATCAATTGTAATTGTTCTTGCTGGTATTTTATCTATTCCTAATTTGCCCGTGGAACAATATCCAGATTTGTTGCCGCCTCAGGTTACAATTTCGGCGCAATATCCAGGAGCCAGTGCGCAAACGCTTGCGCAGACTGTTGCTGTTCCTCTTGAACAGCAAATCAATGGCGTTGAAGACATGATTTACATGAACACGGTGTCTAATGCGCAAGGTACATTGCAAATCACCGTGACTTTTAAGCAAGGAACTGATGCAGACCAAGCAACGATTAATGTGAATAACCGCGTGCAACGTGCGTTGACGACACTACCACAAGAAGTTCAGCGTTTGGGTGTTTCGGTGGTGAAACGTTCATCGTCCACTCTTGGTATTGTGTCTATGCAGTCAGATACAGCATCCTATGATCGTACTTATGTTGGCAATTATGCATTGCTTAATGTAGTGGATGATATTAAACGTATTTCAGGTGTTGGCGATGCGCAAGTTCTCGGTAGCATCGATTATTCCATGCGTATTTGGTTGCGTCCTGATAAATTGGCGCAATATAAGCTTATTCCATCAGATGTTATAACAGCAGTTCAACAACAAAATGCGCAATATGCTGTTGGCCGTTTCGGTGATAGCCCAGATAGTCAATCGGGGGCTTACACCTATTCTGCGACGACCCAAGGCCGTTTGATTTCGGTAGAAGAGTTTGGCAACATCATTTTAAACTCTGATGAAAATGGTTCGGCCTTACGTTTAAGGGATGTTGCACGCATTGAGCTTGGCACACAACAATATGTCGTTGATACCAAGCTTAATGGTACCCCGATGGTGCCGATTATGATTTATTTGCAACCAGGTGCTAATGCGTTAGCCACCATGGAAAGCGTTAAGTCGACGATGGAGGAACTTTCAAAGAATTTTCCTGCCGGCATAACTTTTGACGTTCCTTATGATACTACTAAATTCATTGTTGTTTCAGTCGAAGAAGTTATTCATACTTTCATCGAAGCGATTTTGTTGGTTATTGTTGTTGTTTTCATTTTCCTACAAAATTGGCGAGCAACTCTTATTCCGCTCATCGCGGTGCCAATATCAATCATTGGTACATTTGCGGGTATGTATGTTCTTGGCTTCTCGATCAATATGCTAACGCTTTTTGGTTTAGTGCTGGCTATCGGTATCGTCGTCGATGATGCTATTGTTGTGCTTGAAAACGTTGAACGCTTGATGAGTGAGGAAAAGCTATCGCCCCATGATGCAGCGGTTAAATCTATGGCTGAGGTGACTTCGCCTATTATCGCTATTGTTCTGGTGCTTTGTGCTGTGTTTATTCCAGTGTCCTTTATGGGTGGTCTTGCTGGTATCATGTATCAGCAATTTGCGATTACGGTTGCAATTTCAGTGGTAATTTCAGGGCTTGTTGCTCTGACACTGACACCAGCTTTGTGCAGCTTGCTTTTAAAGCCAACCCATAAGGAGCCGATTGCACCTTTCAGAGCGTTTAATAAATTATTTGATGCAATTACTGATCTTTATATGCATGGCGTCAAATTTTTCATTCGTTATGTCGCAATTGGTATTGCGATCTTCATTTTTGTTTGCGGATCTGTTTTCTACCTATTTGAAAAAGTTCCAAGCTCACTTGTTCCAGCTGAAGATCAGGGCGTCTTAATGGTATTCGTGACGCTTCCATCAGGCGCGTCGCTTGACCGCACCTCGAAAGTTATGACGCAGGCCGAGGCGATATTAAGTCAAAATAAGGCGGTTGATTCAATTGTTTCTATTGCCGGTTTTGATTTGCCATCAAGTGGTCTTAAAACCAGTGCTGGGGCTATGTTCCTAACACTGAAAGATTGGAGTGTTCGTGGTAGTGATCCAACGCAGGATCCTCGTCAAATGCCAGGTCCAATTATGGGGGCAACATTTGGAATTCAAGGTGGTTCTGTTTACCCAGTCAATCCACCACCAATTATGGGGCTTTCAATCTCCAGTGGTTTTGAGCTTTATATTCAAGATCGTAGTACCGGTACAGCGCAAACAATTGAAGAAACGTTGAAAAAACTTAATGACGTGACGCAAAAGGTTGTGCAAGCCGCACGGATGCGTCCGGAGTTAGATCCTCAAACAGTTCGTACGACTTTTGATCCAAATGTGCCTCAATATGATTTAGAGGTCAAACGTGATGAAGCTTTAACAATGGATGTGCCGATTAGCACTATTTATGATGCGCTTTCATCAACCTTTGGTAACGTCTATATCAATGATTTTACGCTTTATGGTCGCAATTATCAGGTTAAATTGCAATCTGAAGCTGAATTTCGACGTACACCTGAGGACTTAAAGCAAGTTTTCGTCAGGTCAAATACTGGGAAAATGGTACCACTTGATGCCTTAATTACAGCAACTCGCGTTGTTGGTCCTGATCAGTTAGAGCGGTATAATGCCTATTATGCAACTAAAGTAATGGGTTCAGCAGCTCCAGGCTATACGACAGGTGATGTAATTAATGCGATGAGAGAAGTTGCTGCAGAAGTATTACCGCAAGGTTATCAGTTCGCCTGGACAGGGACTTCTTATCAGGAAGTAACAAATTCAGGGCAGGGAAGTACCGCGCTTATTTACGGTATCATAATGGTATTTCTTATTCTTGCTGCCCAGTTTGAAAAATGGAGTTTGCCACTTGCTGTTATCACGGCGGTACCTTTTGCCGTTGCAGGAGCGCTGCTACTTACTTTGGTACGTGGGCTTGCCAATGATGTGTACTTCCAAATTGGGCTTGTCACGCTTATTGGCCTTGCCGCCAAGAACGCTATTTTGATTGTAGAGTTTGCGGTGCTTGAGCGTGAAAATGGTAAGTCAGCGGTGGATGCAGCATTATCGGCGGCAAAAATGCGCTTCCGTCCAATTGTTATGACGTCTCTTGCTTTCATTCTTGGCGTGTTGCCATTGGCAACTTCGACAGGTGCAGGGTCTGCAAGCCGCCATGCAATTGGTACTGGTGTTATTGGTGGTATGTTGGCGGCAACATGTGTTGCAACCTTCTTTATCCCAATGTTCTATCGTTTGATTGGTGGCAGGGGCAAAGCTTCTCGTAATGCTGACAATGGAACCAATAATGGTGGTGATGCACCACAACCAGTAAGTCATTAA
- a CDS encoding cytochrome c oxidase assembly factor Coa1 family protein: protein MVAENINIQTMNSSLQFKLKWLLPIIIFGSTLFIVIGFFFTIMSFMQSADAYQAGVAAAQKNITVINLIGEPMEPAGYFTGSITVHNSNGSADIAISIKGSKGTGTIYVKGEKKFDIWSYSTMVFRSDSDNSLIELQ, encoded by the coding sequence ATGGTGGCGGAAAATATTAATATACAAACAATGAACAGTTCTTTGCAGTTCAAGTTAAAATGGTTGTTACCAATAATAATTTTCGGTAGCACCTTATTTATTGTTATTGGGTTCTTTTTCACCATTATGAGCTTTATGCAATCTGCCGATGCGTATCAAGCAGGTGTGGCAGCAGCCCAAAAAAATATTACAGTTATTAATTTAATTGGTGAACCAATGGAGCCTGCCGGCTATTTTACGGGCTCTATTACCGTTCACAATTCAAATGGCAGCGCTGATATTGCCATTTCGATTAAAGGTTCTAAAGGGACTGGTACGATATATGTTAAGGGTGAGAAAAAGTTTGATATCTGGAGTTACTCAACCATGGTATTTCGCTCTGATAGCGATAATTCGCTCATTGAGCTGCAATAA
- the efp gene encoding elongation factor P, with translation MKINGNEIRPGNVIEHDGSLWVAVKCNAVKPGKGGAFNQVELKNLLNGTKLNERFRSAETVEKVRLEQKDFTFLYEQGEALIFMDSESYEQLELQKDFVGDRAAFLQDGMTVTVELYEDRPIGISLPDQVTLTISEADPVVKGQTAASSYKPAILENGIRVLVPPFIASGERIIVDTNEITYLRRAD, from the coding sequence ATGAAAATTAACGGCAATGAAATTCGCCCAGGCAATGTGATCGAGCATGATGGCAGCCTTTGGGTTGCAGTAAAATGCAATGCAGTAAAGCCTGGCAAGGGTGGCGCATTTAATCAGGTTGAACTTAAAAACCTTCTTAATGGCACTAAGCTTAATGAACGTTTTCGCTCGGCTGAGACTGTTGAAAAAGTGCGCCTTGAGCAAAAAGATTTCACATTTCTTTATGAACAAGGCGAAGCTTTGATTTTCATGGATTCTGAAAGCTATGAACAGCTTGAATTGCAAAAGGATTTTGTTGGCGATCGCGCTGCATTTTTGCAAGATGGCATGACTGTTACTGTTGAACTTTATGAAGACAGACCAATTGGTATCTCCTTGCCTGATCAAGTAACATTGACAATTTCTGAAGCTGACCCTGTTGTTAAGGGCCAAACCGCTGCTTCTTCCTATAAGCCGGCAATCCTTGAAAATGGTATTCGCGTATTGGTACCGCCTTTCATTGCATCAGGTGAGCGCATTATCGTTGATACCAACGAAATTACTTATCTTCGCCGCGCTGACTAA
- a CDS encoding inositol monophosphatase family protein has product MALSAIMHVMVQATVKAGRSLVRDFGEVQNLQVSLKGPGDYVSQADKKAESILYNELSRARPDYGFLMEESGEVIGNDAQHRFIIDPLDGTTNFLHGIPLFAISVALERQGQIVAGVIFNPVLDELYTTERGGGAFLNDRRLRVAARRKLEDAVIGTGIPHLGRGHHGNYLVELRNVMGEVAGIRRMGAASLDLAAVAAGRLDAFWEDGLQPWDMAAGMLMVREAGGYVSDKDGGQNMFDTKNIVVGNELMHGALMKVLKRPI; this is encoded by the coding sequence ATGGCCCTTTCGGCTATAATGCATGTGATGGTACAAGCGACAGTTAAAGCTGGCCGCTCACTGGTTCGTGATTTTGGTGAAGTGCAAAATTTGCAAGTCTCCCTTAAAGGCCCTGGTGATTATGTCAGCCAAGCCGATAAAAAAGCAGAAAGTATTCTTTACAATGAATTAAGTCGTGCCCGTCCCGACTATGGTTTTTTAATGGAAGAAAGCGGCGAAGTTATCGGCAATGATGCCCAGCATCGCTTTATTATTGATCCACTTGATGGCACTACCAATTTTCTACATGGTATTCCACTCTTTGCAATTTCAGTAGCATTAGAACGCCAAGGACAAATTGTTGCAGGTGTTATTTTCAACCCCGTATTAGATGAGCTGTACACCACGGAACGCGGTGGTGGTGCGTTTTTAAATGATCGTCGTTTGCGTGTTGCAGCACGCCGCAAACTTGAAGATGCAGTTATCGGCACAGGTATTCCACATTTAGGTCGCGGTCATCATGGTAATTATCTTGTTGAATTGCGCAACGTCATGGGTGAAGTTGCCGGTATTCGCCGCATGGGTGCAGCATCATTAGATCTTGCCGCAGTTGCTGCAGGTCGTCTTGACGCTTTTTGGGAAGATGGTTTGCAACCTTGGGATATGGCAGCTGGCATGCTTATGGTACGTGAAGCTGGTGGCTATGTTTCCGACAAAGATGGCGGTCAAAATATGTTTGACACAAAAAATATTGTCGTTGGTAATGAACTAATGCATGGCGCTTTGATGAAAGTGCTTAAACGCCCAATCTAA